The DNA region CTCTAGAGGATCTTCCATGTTTGCGATCAATCACGCTGCCGCAGCCCTGCCACTAAAACGCCGCTTCCCCGAAGCGCCACTCCCATTGCTGCTGCTCTCTGTCCAGGCGATCGAAATCCTCTGGGTTGTACTGAACCTGATTGGCGTGGAATCGACCCGCACGGAGGCAAGCGTGCGCTACGTCGGCGACATCCATCTCTCTCACATGCCCTGGTCCCACTCGGTAGGAGGCGCGCTGTTGGTGGCCGGGCTCATTGCGGGCGGGCTTGCAGTTGCCGGGCGTCGCAAGCTTGCACTGGCGATGGGTCTGGGCGTGCTCTCCCACCTGGTGCTCGATCTGCTTACCCACGCGCCGGACATCGCGCTGTTTCCGCCCTGGGTCAACGCGAAGGTCGGAACGGGCCTCTATCCGCAGTGGCCGCTCATTGCATTTTTCGTGGAGTTCGCATTCGCGCTGTGGTGCTGGCGCG from Chrysiogenia bacterium includes:
- a CDS encoding metal-dependent hydrolase, which produces MFAINHAAAALPLKRRFPEAPLPLLLLSVQAIEILWVVLNLIGVESTRTEASVRYVGDIHLSHMPWSHSVGGALLVAGLIAGGLAVAGRRKLALAMGLGVLSHLVLDLLTHAPDIALFPPWVNAKVGTGLYPQWPLIAFFVEFAFALWCWRVFQGSRGLLILLVAFNLANLTLFLPNVAGPEALLSGRPLVLAALIGVQIAVTLTLVGLLAREKVPGTNTAG